The following are from one region of the Aquirufa lenticrescens genome:
- a CDS encoding beta strand repeat-containing protein, protein MKKLLLFVLLFISVVAKAQKGISYQAVILDPAKIELPGADITGQPLVNGNVTVKFVIVSGTNIQFEEVQQSKTDAYGLVNLTIGSVASTAFNAVNWDANQKSLQVFVSFDNGTSYTKVSDQKLTYSPYALFAETAGKLGGTLGITGGGTGATTAVGARANLGLGNVDNTSDADKPISAATQAALNFKANVADVNAALDLKASAAALAAHMAITVDTSMLATKAALTDLNNYAPIASPTFTGTVSGITKSMVGLGSVDNTTDAAKPISTATQAALSTKAPLASPILTGVPTAPTASPRTNSTQLATTAYTDAAVSVAMASAGVADNSISTVKIANGAVTDAKITSVAGSKITGVIPVAAGGTGQTTVAGILTTLGLANNNIAIGSQAGTPNQGVNKNTVAIGGGAGRGNQGQSSIAIGYVSGDQNQGANSISIGGNAAQANQAGESVAIGFAAGQNNQGTGAIAIGTFAGQSNQAANSIALNAAGSSSPLNPSNAGFYVNPIRSASATSNLLYYNAGTKEVTTSTGGFVDLTTAQTIAGVKTFSSNISANGVSLGRGAGNNDESVAIGQGAMGSSNVNGKRNTALGAFAMARYNGTAWDNNTSIGYNNLPSMTSGSGNTSVGAESMMSLVTGQENTSIGNQSLISVTGNSNVGVGKRSGQTITSGSQNTILGTDADASSATLNNATAVGYGAQVTASNTIQLGNTSVTNVKTSGSITAGAVTYPNTNGTQGQVLTANANGTSSWQSIATKTYDDWPFIAASDLYQYSGYIISTQHTGMPNIPDNLPDGFTLTICNYSNGTWTSNTPATTLYYTSTSGNGGVSTFSINPGAAVNMYVITTAGQKRYYIK, encoded by the coding sequence ATGAAAAAACTGTTACTCTTTGTTCTATTATTTATTTCTGTTGTGGCGAAAGCCCAAAAAGGGATTTCTTACCAAGCGGTTATATTAGATCCTGCAAAAATCGAATTACCCGGAGCTGACATTACAGGCCAACCTTTAGTCAACGGGAATGTCACAGTGAAATTTGTTATCGTTTCAGGTACTAACATTCAATTCGAAGAAGTGCAACAATCGAAAACGGACGCTTATGGTTTAGTGAACCTTACCATTGGTTCTGTGGCAAGCACGGCATTCAATGCGGTAAATTGGGACGCGAATCAAAAATCATTGCAGGTATTCGTAAGTTTTGATAACGGAACCTCATACACGAAAGTATCAGACCAAAAACTAACTTATAGTCCTTATGCCTTATTTGCAGAAACGGCAGGAAAACTAGGAGGAACGCTAGGAATTACTGGTGGTGGAACGGGTGCAACAACGGCCGTAGGGGCTCGTGCTAACCTAGGTCTAGGGAATGTCGATAATACTTCAGATGCTGATAAGCCAATTTCTGCAGCAACGCAGGCGGCTTTGAACTTTAAAGCAAATGTGGCGGATGTAAATGCAGCGCTAGACTTAAAAGCGAGTGCAGCGGCATTAGCGGCTCACATGGCGATCACGGTAGATACCAGTATGTTAGCGACGAAGGCGGCATTGACGGATTTGAATAATTATGCACCGATTGCTTCCCCTACGTTTACTGGGACCGTTTCTGGTATTACGAAATCAATGGTCGGTTTAGGTTCAGTGGATAATACGACTGATGCGGCAAAGCCGATTTCAACAGCAACGCAAGCGGCTCTAAGTACCAAAGCACCACTTGCTTCTCCTATTTTAACTGGAGTTCCTACAGCCCCCACAGCAAGTCCACGAACAAATTCAACACAACTAGCGACAACCGCCTATACGGATGCTGCCGTATCTGTAGCTATGGCTTCTGCAGGAGTTGCTGATAATTCAATCTCCACGGTTAAAATTGCGAACGGTGCGGTAACTGACGCGAAAATTACCTCGGTAGCAGGATCTAAAATCACAGGTGTGATTCCAGTAGCAGCTGGAGGAACGGGCCAAACGACGGTAGCAGGAATACTGACTACACTTGGTTTGGCAAATAATAATATCGCCATCGGCTCACAAGCTGGAACTCCGAATCAAGGCGTTAATAAGAACACCGTAGCCATTGGTGGAGGCGCAGGAAGAGGGAATCAAGGTCAAAGTTCGATCGCTATCGGTTACGTTTCTGGAGACCAAAATCAAGGGGCAAATAGTATTTCAATAGGGGGTAACGCGGCCCAGGCAAATCAAGCAGGAGAATCAGTTGCGATTGGTTTTGCTGCCGGTCAAAATAATCAAGGAACAGGCGCTATCGCCATTGGAACTTTTGCTGGCCAAAGCAATCAAGCGGCGAACAGTATCGCCTTGAACGCTGCAGGTAGTAGTAGCCCATTGAATCCGAGCAATGCCGGTTTTTATGTGAATCCCATTCGTAGCGCTTCCGCAACTTCCAATTTGTTGTATTATAATGCCGGAACGAAAGAAGTGACTACCTCGACAGGAGGATTTGTTGATTTAACAACAGCTCAAACAATTGCTGGAGTTAAAACTTTTAGTTCAAATATTTCTGCTAATGGTGTTTCATTGGGTCGTGGAGCAGGTAATAATGATGAGAGCGTAGCCATTGGACAAGGCGCGATGGGGTCTTCCAATGTTAATGGTAAACGTAACACAGCCCTAGGTGCTTTTGCAATGGCTCGTTATAATGGTACCGCTTGGGATAATAATACTAGTATTGGTTACAATAACTTACCTAGTATGACTTCAGGTTCTGGAAATACTTCTGTAGGAGCGGAGTCAATGATGTCTTTAGTGACTGGCCAAGAAAATACATCCATCGGTAATCAATCATTGATTAGTGTGACAGGGAATAGTAACGTGGGTGTAGGTAAACGTTCAGGTCAAACAATTACATCCGGAAGTCAAAATACGATCTTGGGTACAGATGCCGATGCGTCTTCCGCTACATTGAACAATGCAACGGCTGTTGGATATGGGGCTCAAGTGACGGCAAGCAATACGATTCAATTAGGAAATACATCTGTCACAAATGTGAAAACAAGTGGCTCAATTACGGCAGGGGCTGTTACTTACCCTAATACTAATGGTACTCAGGGGCAAGTATTAACCGCAAATGCGAATGGGACATCTTCTTGGCAGTCAATAGCCACAAAGACATATGATGATTGGCCTTTTATTGCAGCTTCAGATTTATATCAATATTCAGGATATATCATATCGACACAACATACGGGTATGCCTAATATTCCAGATAATTTGCCTGATGGATTTACATTGACAATTTGTAATTATAGTAATGGTACCTGGACGTCTAACACCCCCGCAACAACTTTATACTATACTAGTACTAGTGGTAACGGCGGAGTTTCAACTTTTTCGATTAACCCAGGCGCGGCTGTGAATATGTATGTTATTACAACTGCTGGCCAAAAAAGATACTACATAAAATAA
- a CDS encoding helix-turn-helix domain-containing protein: MANRYLAYHFILNSLFSFAHWSSIVSDNETLRAISAIHYFPFYLLNTPFLYFYVRAILTEKKIIRGWDYLHFIPFFIIVLNILPYTFHSWAFKLDLAERIHHNSRIIYQVYFPLVPFSFYFISRSVVSFCYMVFAAVILFRSIQEGKLKSAAVLRKWLQVYLILGLIFNISLIALSTHSYFANDLMIVLDEQGRGRSVASIIMFGLMVSIYFFPSVLYGLEGKSDASLLAVVKLNEEIATNAKTFELSKIRIKRVEKQLNEYVLVKKFLVPGFAMSDLVKDLATPEHVLTYYFNTYKGITFLKWKNQLRIEEAVMLLKAGKAETNTLESVGKACGYKSRSNFIQAFKTQTGESPSVYLKNLS; encoded by the coding sequence GTGGCAAATCGTTATTTGGCCTATCATTTTATACTGAATAGTTTATTTAGTTTTGCGCATTGGTCGTCTATTGTGTCTGATAATGAAACATTACGCGCGATTTCGGCCATTCATTATTTTCCCTTTTATTTATTGAATACACCTTTCTTGTATTTTTATGTTCGAGCTATTTTAACGGAGAAAAAAATCATTCGAGGTTGGGATTATCTACATTTCATCCCCTTTTTTATTATTGTGCTTAATATTTTGCCCTATACTTTCCATTCTTGGGCGTTTAAGTTAGATCTAGCAGAAAGGATTCATCATAATTCTCGTATCATCTACCAGGTATATTTTCCGTTAGTCCCCTTTTCATTTTATTTCATCTCGCGTTCGGTGGTATCGTTTTGCTATATGGTATTCGCAGCGGTAATTTTATTTAGATCTATTCAAGAGGGAAAATTGAAATCTGCCGCCGTATTAAGGAAGTGGTTACAAGTATATCTGATTTTGGGTTTAATCTTTAATATAAGTTTGATTGCACTAAGTACCCATTCCTATTTTGCGAATGACCTTATGATTGTATTAGATGAGCAGGGTAGAGGAAGATCTGTTGCTAGTATCATTATGTTTGGATTGATGGTATCTATCTATTTTTTCCCATCTGTATTATATGGTTTAGAAGGAAAATCGGATGCGAGTTTGTTAGCTGTGGTGAAATTAAACGAGGAAATAGCTACTAATGCGAAGACATTTGAACTCAGTAAAATAAGGATTAAACGAGTGGAAAAGCAGCTCAATGAATATGTTCTAGTGAAGAAGTTTTTAGTGCCTGGATTCGCGATGTCGGATTTAGTTAAAGATCTTGCTACGCCGGAACATGTATTAACCTATTACTTTAATACCTACAAAGGCATTACTTTTCTAAAGTGGAAAAATCAGCTTCGCATCGAGGAAGCGGTCATGCTTTTAAAAGCGGGTAAAGCCGAAACCAATACCTTAGAAAGTGTAGGTAAGGCTTGTGGATACAAATCTCGCTCTAATTTTATTCAAGCATTTAAAACGCAAACGGGGGAATCACCTTCGGTCTATTTAAAAAATCTTTCCTAG
- a CDS encoding Lrp/AsnC family transcriptional regulator, translating into MSINKLDQTDHKLLEILQQNAKITNAQLSKEIGLSPAPTLERVKKLETLGIIQSYHAQVDREKVGLGVSTFVTVTLTGHKKQVTESFVKQINQIPEVIECHHVTGSGDFMLKIISKDISTYQKLMLEKINEIEEVAATSTMVILSSFKESKVLPIP; encoded by the coding sequence ATGAGCATCAACAAACTCGACCAAACTGATCACAAATTACTAGAGATTCTTCAGCAAAATGCGAAGATCACAAACGCCCAATTATCGAAAGAGATTGGTCTTTCTCCGGCTCCTACTTTAGAGCGCGTGAAGAAATTAGAGACTTTGGGAATTATCCAAAGCTATCACGCTCAGGTGGATAGAGAAAAAGTAGGCTTAGGTGTGAGTACGTTTGTGACGGTGACTTTGACGGGTCACAAGAAGCAAGTAACGGAGTCGTTCGTGAAACAAATCAACCAAATTCCAGAGGTAATCGAGTGCCACCACGTGACGGGTTCTGGCGATTTTATGTTGAAAATAATTTCGAAAGATATTTCCACTTATCAGAAATTAATGCTCGAAAAAATCAACGAAATCGAAGAAGTGGCTGCCACTTCCACGATGGTGATCTTGTCTTCGTTCAAAGAAAGTAAGGTTTTGCCTATACCTTGA
- the tgt gene encoding tRNA guanosine(34) transglycosylase Tgt, producing MKFSISHTDPSSKARAGEITTDHGTIQTPIFMPVGTAGTVKGVHISELTDPIKAQIILGNTYHLYLRPGLEVIEKAGGLHKFNGWQGPILTDSGGYQVYSLAGTGRKIQEEGVKFKSHIDGSIHYFTPEGVMDIQRTIGADIMMAFDECTPYPCTYEYARKSMDMTHRWLDRCIKRFDETDPKYGYNQTLFPIVQGSVYSDLRKVSAEYIASKGAFGNAIGGLSVGEPVEDMYAMADEVTDILPKDKPRYLMGVGTPANILEGIALGIDMFDCVMPTRNARNGMIFTTQGIINIKNKKWESDFSVIDPHFVNDVHGQYTKSYLRHLVRCEEMLGAMIASVCNLRFYLWMVGEARKEIQAGTFTAWKNRMIPQFMHRL from the coding sequence ATGAAATTCTCAATTAGCCACACGGATCCTAGCTCGAAGGCGCGCGCAGGGGAAATTACCACAGATCACGGGACGATTCAAACGCCCATTTTCATGCCTGTAGGCACTGCGGGGACCGTTAAAGGCGTTCATATTTCTGAATTAACGGATCCTATTAAGGCCCAAATTATCCTAGGTAACACCTACCACCTGTACTTGCGTCCGGGTTTAGAGGTGATCGAAAAGGCGGGGGGATTGCATAAATTCAATGGCTGGCAGGGGCCTATTTTGACGGACTCGGGAGGCTACCAAGTGTACTCTTTGGCAGGAACCGGCCGCAAAATTCAGGAAGAAGGAGTCAAATTCAAATCACATATCGACGGAAGTATCCACTATTTCACGCCGGAAGGGGTGATGGATATTCAGCGCACGATCGGGGCGGATATTATGATGGCTTTCGACGAATGCACGCCTTATCCGTGTACCTACGAATACGCGCGCAAATCGATGGACATGACGCACCGTTGGTTAGATCGTTGCATCAAGCGTTTTGATGAAACAGATCCTAAATACGGCTATAATCAGACCTTATTTCCAATTGTTCAGGGAAGTGTTTACTCCGATTTACGTAAGGTGTCTGCGGAATATATCGCCTCCAAAGGTGCATTCGGTAATGCCATCGGCGGTTTATCTGTGGGCGAGCCAGTTGAAGATATGTACGCGATGGCGGATGAGGTGACAGATATTTTGCCCAAAGACAAGCCGCGTTACCTAATGGGCGTGGGGACTCCGGCCAATATTTTAGAAGGGATAGCACTCGGAATCGATATGTTCGATTGCGTGATGCCTACGCGAAACGCCCGTAATGGGATGATTTTTACAACGCAGGGAATTATTAATATCAAGAATAAGAAATGGGAGTCTGACTTTTCGGTCATCGATCCACATTTCGTGAATGATGTGCATGGGCAATACACGAAGTCTTACCTACGACACTTGGTTAGATGTGAGGAAATGCTGGGCGCAATGATCGCGAGTGTATGCAACCTGCGATTCTATCTGTGGATGGTAGGCGAGGCACGCAAGGAAATTCAAGCGGGAACTTTTACGGCTTGGAAAAACCGAATGATCCCGCAGTTTATGCACCGATTGTAA
- a CDS encoding PVC-type heme-binding CxxCH protein: MRFLLFAAAFLFQFSVSAAPGRRLELLFLGDKGHHKPFDRYPALQSAVGIKGMNITYTESLKDLNEAYLNKFDALVIYANHDSIAAPQEKALLNYVASGHGLVAIHCASFNFRNSREFVKMVGGQFWRHGMDSIRVKNEANTYVKIKTVDETYLHSQLQPDNQIWQSRILGPEQAKDKPGATTEPYTWTRTYGKGNVFYTAYGHDERTWETEGFQDLVTQGILHAVGAEKRALLTALDIPVLKYREAKLPNYEKREGAQLQQLPLSPEESVKFIQVPVDFNLQVFASEPNVMHPIAMAWDERGRLYVLITKDYPNERKETGGSDYILLCEDTNKDGKADKFTKWAEGLSIPTGMVFANGGLIISQAPHMILLKDTNGDDVADEKKILFTGFGTGDTHAGPSNLHYGFDNWIWGCVGYSGYKGKVGADSLQFAQAFFRFKPDGSKMEHMTTTSNNTWGFDFNEAGDVFGSTANNAHGWYMAIPHRNIWHAPMTLNGSKNTDTHKDMRTITKKVRQVDVFGGFTAAAGHNFYSARSFPKEYWNQIAFVSEPTGHVIHQNRQVPTGSDFNDKEAFNFLAGADEWVSPVFAQVGPDGAVWVADWYSYIIQHNPVPQGFKNGGGNAYDTDLRDFTHGRIYRVGYNKAPEYTPVSLKTPAECVAALSNSNLFWRLQAQRLLVERGNKDVVPALVALISSAKTDEIGLAPGAIHALRTLEGLGVLPMDALARAMKHASAAVRKQAVQVLPRTAASAKLILDQKMLNDKDSLVVLHSILALIESPSSPAVEAAMARKIAVSQKTTDRWIPDALTAYVMAGGPARRNAFIAKQGAQSSAVVAEKLAKEAKNPTTAGTESGLDLVVEEVQIKGGNFRLREGASFVIRVKNRGDKALPKGTPLPLTVKIEGMGRRTDLESYTFTDGAAPGETVSVVKNNNGPWTGNLGWTADEAGNYVMEIALDTKAILGESNRNNNIFRQPIVVSLPADLGSYIVEKSFRGMTSDDSANDIVALLRSIKQVASPTMGAALKGASATWNAKRAADLSTENTDFLKGLGKQLRPQDVEAYERLAGLWKVEIPTAEVKGVVVKRTIMTIKEAMKYSPAEFNVPAGATVELIFENVDAMQHNWVLGALGSQEKIGFAADKMITAADGAAKNYIPAMPEVLAYTPLVESDGRVKVVFKAPSVPGNYPFLCTFPGHWRIMNGVMKVE; this comes from the coding sequence ATGCGTTTTCTCTTATTTGCTGCGGCATTCTTGTTTCAATTTTCGGTTTCGGCTGCTCCTGGTAGACGTCTCGAATTATTATTTTTAGGCGATAAAGGCCACCACAAACCCTTTGACAGATATCCTGCATTGCAATCCGCGGTGGGAATCAAAGGGATGAATATCACCTACACGGAATCCTTGAAGGATTTGAATGAGGCGTATTTGAATAAATTCGATGCCTTGGTGATCTATGCGAACCACGATTCGATCGCGGCGCCACAGGAGAAAGCGCTCTTGAATTATGTGGCTTCAGGTCACGGTTTGGTGGCGATTCACTGTGCTTCGTTCAACTTCCGCAATTCGAGGGAATTTGTGAAGATGGTGGGCGGTCAGTTTTGGCGTCACGGGATGGATTCGATCCGCGTGAAAAACGAGGCGAATACCTACGTGAAAATCAAGACGGTCGACGAGACCTATTTGCATAGCCAATTGCAGCCGGATAACCAGATTTGGCAATCACGAATTCTAGGACCTGAGCAGGCCAAAGATAAGCCAGGTGCCACCACCGAACCCTATACTTGGACGCGTACGTACGGAAAAGGAAATGTGTTTTACACAGCTTATGGTCACGACGAGCGTACTTGGGAAACGGAAGGATTTCAGGATCTAGTGACACAAGGAATTTTGCATGCTGTAGGAGCAGAGAAAAGAGCCTTATTAACGGCATTGGACATCCCGGTTTTGAAATACCGCGAAGCGAAATTGCCTAACTACGAGAAACGCGAAGGCGCTCAACTACAGCAATTACCTTTAAGTCCTGAGGAATCGGTGAAGTTTATTCAGGTTCCGGTGGACTTTAATTTGCAAGTTTTCGCTTCTGAACCAAACGTGATGCACCCGATTGCCATGGCTTGGGATGAGCGCGGACGTTTGTACGTGTTGATCACGAAAGACTATCCAAACGAACGCAAAGAAACGGGAGGTAGCGATTACATCTTATTGTGTGAAGACACGAATAAAGATGGCAAAGCAGATAAATTCACGAAATGGGCGGAAGGCCTAAGCATTCCTACGGGGATGGTGTTCGCGAATGGCGGCTTGATTATTTCTCAGGCGCCTCACATGATCTTGTTGAAAGACACGAATGGCGATGATGTGGCGGATGAGAAGAAGATTTTATTCACCGGTTTTGGAACAGGTGATACCCATGCTGGACCTTCGAATTTGCATTATGGATTTGATAACTGGATCTGGGGTTGTGTGGGTTATTCCGGATATAAGGGCAAAGTGGGAGCGGATTCGCTTCAATTTGCGCAGGCATTCTTCCGCTTCAAGCCAGATGGTTCGAAGATGGAACACATGACGACCACTTCGAACAATACCTGGGGCTTCGACTTCAATGAGGCAGGTGATGTGTTCGGTTCGACGGCAAATAACGCGCACGGCTGGTATATGGCTATTCCGCACCGTAATATTTGGCATGCGCCTATGACCTTGAATGGTTCCAAAAATACGGATACACACAAGGACATGCGGACGATCACGAAGAAAGTGCGTCAGGTGGATGTTTTTGGTGGATTTACGGCAGCAGCTGGACATAATTTCTATTCTGCACGCTCGTTCCCGAAAGAATATTGGAACCAAATCGCTTTCGTTTCAGAACCAACAGGTCACGTGATTCACCAGAATCGCCAAGTGCCGACGGGCTCTGATTTCAACGACAAAGAAGCATTTAATTTCTTAGCTGGTGCTGACGAATGGGTATCCCCGGTATTTGCGCAGGTGGGTCCGGATGGAGCTGTTTGGGTAGCGGATTGGTATTCGTACATTATTCAGCACAACCCGGTTCCGCAAGGATTTAAGAACGGTGGCGGGAATGCCTATGACACGGATTTGCGTGATTTTACCCACGGTCGTATTTACCGCGTGGGCTATAATAAAGCGCCAGAATACACGCCAGTTTCGTTGAAAACGCCGGCGGAATGTGTGGCGGCGTTGAGTAATTCGAACTTGTTTTGGCGTTTACAGGCGCAGCGTTTATTAGTGGAACGCGGAAATAAAGACGTGGTTCCTGCTTTGGTAGCTTTAATTAGTTCTGCCAAAACAGATGAAATCGGTCTCGCTCCAGGTGCTATCCACGCGCTAAGAACCTTAGAAGGTTTAGGCGTTTTACCAATGGATGCTTTAGCGCGTGCGATGAAACATGCATCTGCGGCGGTGCGCAAGCAAGCGGTGCAAGTATTACCTCGTACAGCGGCTTCGGCGAAATTGATTTTGGACCAAAAAATGCTGAACGACAAAGATTCCTTAGTTGTGTTGCATTCTATTTTAGCTTTAATCGAATCCCCATCTTCCCCTGCGGTAGAAGCGGCGATGGCGCGCAAAATCGCTGTCTCTCAAAAAACAACCGATCGCTGGATCCCAGATGCTTTAACGGCTTACGTAATGGCGGGTGGTCCTGCACGTCGTAACGCATTTATCGCGAAACAAGGCGCTCAATCAAGCGCGGTGGTAGCAGAGAAATTAGCGAAAGAGGCTAAAAATCCTACAACAGCTGGAACCGAATCAGGCCTCGACCTAGTCGTGGAAGAAGTTCAAATTAAAGGCGGAAACTTCCGTTTACGTGAAGGCGCTAGTTTCGTGATCCGCGTGAAAAATAGAGGCGATAAAGCCTTGCCAAAAGGCACCCCACTTCCTTTAACCGTCAAAATCGAAGGAATGGGCCGTCGTACGGATTTGGAATCTTACACGTTCACAGACGGAGCGGCTCCAGGTGAAACAGTTTCTGTAGTCAAAAATAACAATGGTCCTTGGACAGGAAACTTAGGCTGGACAGCTGACGAAGCAGGCAATTACGTGATGGAAATTGCCTTAGACACGAAAGCCATATTAGGCGAATCAAATCGTAACAACAATATCTTCAGACAACCCATCGTGGTTTCCCTACCTGCCGATTTAGGATCGTACATCGTAGAGAAATCGTTCCGCGGAATGACTTCAGATGATTCAGCTAACGATATCGTCGCTTTATTGCGTTCGATCAAACAAGTGGCTAGCCCTACCATGGGCGCTGCCTTGAAAGGCGCTTCAGCGACTTGGAATGCGAAACGTGCGGCAGATTTATCCACTGAAAATACGGACTTCTTAAAAGGCTTAGGGAAGCAATTACGTCCGCAGGATGTGGAGGCCTATGAGCGCTTGGCGGGTCTTTGGAAAGTTGAAATACCAACTGCCGAAGTGAAAGGAGTAGTCGTGAAACGTACGATTATGACGATCAAAGAAGCGATGAAATACAGCCCAGCGGAATTCAACGTTCCAGCAGGCGCGACGGTAGAGTTGATCTTCGAAAACGTAGATGCGATGCAGCATAACTGGGTTTTAGGGGCTTTAGGAAGCCAAGAAAAAATCGGCTTTGCGGCAGACAAAATGATTACGGCGGCAGATGGTGCAGCGAAAAACTACATTCCTGCGATGCCAGAAGTGTTAGCCTATACGCCATTAGTGGAATCTGATGGCCGCGTAAAAGTGGTCTTCAAAGCGCCTAGCGTTCCTGGTAATTATCCCTTCTTGTGTACGTTCCCAGGACACTGGAGGATTATGAATGGGGTGATGAAAGTGGAATAA
- a CDS encoding Gfo/Idh/MocA family protein has protein sequence MKKYNVAIVGLGFGAEFIPIYLKHPLANMYAICQRNEEKLNSIGDAYGIETRYTDFEKLIQDPNVDVVHINSPIHLHAEQTLKALNAGKHVACTVPMATTVEECKAIVEASKRMGKKYMMMETVVYAREFLYIKELYEKGELGKIQFLKASHQQDMDGWPDYWPGLPPMHYATHCVGPVAGLLRLEAEYVSCFGSGTIREELIQHYNSPFAVESAHIKFRDSDLSAMVYRSLFDVARQYRESFEVYGSKKSVEWPLIEGEELVVHTAKKPEPEIPSKVPTPDFAHYLPEEIQRFTTKGVYDEEDNTHLSFTQGGGHGGSHPHLVNEFLQALVADRDPFPNAPQSANWTSVGILAHESALQGGKIIEIPKF, from the coding sequence ATGAAAAAATATAACGTTGCGATTGTCGGACTAGGTTTCGGCGCAGAATTTATTCCTATTTATTTGAAGCATCCGTTGGCGAACATGTATGCGATTTGCCAAAGAAATGAAGAAAAACTCAACTCCATCGGGGATGCTTATGGGATCGAGACGCGCTACACGGATTTTGAGAAGCTAATCCAAGACCCGAATGTAGATGTCGTTCACATCAATTCTCCTATTCACTTGCACGCAGAACAGACGCTGAAAGCGCTGAATGCAGGCAAACACGTGGCTTGTACGGTGCCTATGGCGACGACCGTAGAGGAATGCAAAGCGATCGTGGAGGCGAGCAAGCGCATGGGTAAAAAATACATGATGATGGAGACCGTGGTCTATGCGCGCGAGTTTTTGTACATCAAAGAATTATACGAAAAGGGCGAGCTAGGCAAGATTCAATTCTTGAAAGCGTCGCATCAACAAGATATGGACGGATGGCCGGATTATTGGCCAGGCTTGCCTCCCATGCACTATGCGACACACTGCGTAGGTCCGGTGGCTGGATTGTTGCGTTTAGAAGCGGAATATGTTTCTTGCTTCGGTTCAGGTACGATTCGCGAAGAATTGATTCAGCATTATAACTCTCCATTTGCGGTGGAATCAGCGCACATTAAGTTCCGTGATTCGGATTTGAGCGCAATGGTATACCGTTCACTTTTCGATGTGGCGCGTCAATACCGCGAAAGTTTTGAGGTGTATGGATCGAAGAAATCGGTAGAATGGCCTTTAATTGAAGGAGAAGAATTAGTGGTGCACACGGCTAAAAAACCGGAGCCAGAGATTCCGTCGAAGGTTCCTACACCTGATTTTGCCCATTATTTACCGGAAGAAATTCAACGTTTCACGACCAAAGGCGTGTACGATGAGGAGGATAACACCCACCTTTCGTTTACCCAAGGGGGTGGACACGGGGGATCACATCCCCATTTGGTAAACGAATTCTTGCAGGCATTGGTCGCAGATCGCGATCCATTCCCGAATGCTCCGCAGTCCGCTAACTGGACGTCGGTAGGTATACTAGCTCACGAATCTGCTCTTCAAGGCGGAAAAATCATTGAAATTCCTAAATTCTAA
- a CDS encoding sugar phosphate isomerase/epimerase family protein codes for MNPIAMNLLVYGPDMNESVLSELAFIQEVGYQGVEIPVFNVDLAHWSAWKKEVDRLGLQPFACAIAGPAENLISPDPAIRAAGIAYLKGAVDVAAFLGSPYLSGPFHSALGVFTGAKATQQEIDWSIAGIREVADHAATKNITLCLEYLNRFESYLVSCADELYNLVEQINHTYVEIMFDTFHANIEEVSTAEAIRRIAKLTPHIQLSESTRGILGEGQVNWPSVLQSIKEVNYAGWLVVEAFSEKLPAAHIWRKMFNSERELVDKSFRFIHGEW; via the coding sequence ATGAACCCAATCGCCATGAATCTGCTCGTTTACGGGCCAGATATGAATGAATCTGTATTATCAGAGCTTGCCTTTATTCAAGAGGTGGGTTATCAAGGCGTTGAAATTCCGGTATTTAATGTTGATTTAGCGCATTGGTCTGCTTGGAAAAAGGAGGTCGATCGGCTGGGTTTACAACCTTTCGCTTGTGCGATTGCGGGGCCTGCGGAGAATTTGATTTCACCGGATCCAGCTATCAGAGCGGCGGGGATTGCGTATTTAAAAGGAGCAGTAGATGTGGCGGCTTTTTTAGGATCGCCCTATTTGTCTGGGCCATTTCATTCGGCTTTAGGAGTTTTTACAGGGGCCAAAGCCACTCAACAAGAAATCGACTGGTCCATCGCCGGCATTCGGGAGGTAGCGGATCACGCAGCTACGAAAAACATTACCCTTTGTTTAGAATATTTAAACCGTTTCGAGAGCTATTTGGTCTCTTGTGCGGATGAATTATATAACCTGGTAGAGCAGATAAATCATACGTATGTGGAGATTATGTTTGACACATTCCATGCGAATATCGAGGAAGTGAGTACGGCAGAGGCGATTCGTCGGATCGCGAAGCTGACTCCTCACATTCAATTGTCGGAGAGTACACGGGGGATTTTGGGCGAGGGACAGGTGAACTGGCCGTCTGTATTGCAGTCGATTAAGGAGGTAAATTATGCTGGCTGGCTCGTGGTAGAGGCCTTTAGCGAGAAATTACCGGCGGCCCATATTTGGCGAAAAATGTTTAATTCAGAGCGCGAGCTTGTGGATAAATCTTTCAGATTTATCCATGGTGAATGGTAA